A part of Cannabis sativa cultivar Pink pepper isolate KNU-18-1 chromosome 6, ASM2916894v1, whole genome shotgun sequence genomic DNA contains:
- the LOC115694829 gene encoding glycosyltransferase BC10-like, whose translation MSMSRQVRSTIHLNKRPRWVLVMVPFVTIFLIFAYLFAPRSSSEGCFIFSSNGCGSFFQKPLFLLSRDLTDGEIASQAVIKEILRIPNIHSKNPKIAFMFMTPSSLPFEKLWDKFFSGHEDRFSVYVHASKESPTHVSPHFVGRDIRSDKVGWGKFSMIEAEKRLLGNALLDPDNEHFILLSDSCVPVHNFDYVYNYLIFTNVSFVDCFVDPGPHGNGRYSEHMLPEVVKQDFRKGSQWFSLKRQHAIIVMADSLYHRKFKLFCRPNMNGRNCYSDEHYLQTFLHMKDPGAIANWSVTHVDWSEGKWHPRAYRAQDISFELLKNITSIDESTHVTSDSQRTIMTRPCLWNGLQRPCYLFARKFYPETLDKLINLFSNYAGA comes from the exons ATGTCAATGTCAAGACAAGTACGGTCAACAATTCACTTGAACAAAAGGCCAAGATGGGTTCTAGTAATGGTTCCTTTTGTGACCATATTTCTGATATTTGCCTATCTATTTGCACCAAGAAGTTCATCTGAGGGTTGTTTCATCTTCTCATCCAACGGCTGTGGTTCATTCTTTCAAAAGCCTTTGTTCCTTCTGTCTAGAGATTTGACTGATGGTGAGATTGCCTCTCAGGCAGTGATCAAAGAGATTCTAAGGATCCCTAATATTCACTCTAAGAACCCTAAAATTGCTTTCATGTTTATGACTCCAAGTTCATTGCCCTTTGAGAAACTCTGGGACAAGTTCTTTTCT GGCCATGAGGATAGGTTTAGTGTTTATGTACACGCTTCAAAAGAAAGTCCAACTCATGTGAGTCCTCACTTTGTTGGTCGAGACATACGTAGTGATAAG GTGGGGTGGGGAAAATTTTCAATGATAGAGGCAGAGAAGAGACTTTTGGGGAACGCACTCTTAGATCCTGACAACGAACATTTTATCTTGCTATCTGACAG TTGTGTACCAGTGCATAACTTCGACTACGTGTATAATTATCTAATCTTCACCAATGTCAGCTTCGTTGATTG ttttgtGGATCCTGGTCCTCATGGTAATGGTAGGTATTCAGAACATATGTTACCTGAAGTTGTAAAGCAAGACTTTAGGAAGGGCTCACAG TGGTTTTCTTTGAAACGGCAACATGCAATTATCGTTATGGCAGACAGCTTGTACCACAGAAAGTTCAAACTTTTCTGCAGG CCAAACATGAATGGCCGCAACTGCTACTCGGACGAGCATTATTTGCAAACCTTTCTTCAT ATGAAAGACCCTGGTGCGATTGCAAATTGGTCAGTAACCCATGTTGATTGGTCTGAAGGCAAGTGGCATCCTAGAGCTTATAGGGCTCAAGATATTTCTTTTGAGCTCCTCAAGAACATTACG TCTATTGATGAGAGCACTCATGTCACAAGCGACAGCCAG AGGACAATAATGACAAGACCTTGCTTGTGGAATGGGTTGCAGAGACCCTGTTATTTGTTTGCCAGAAAGTTTTACCCTGAAACTCTTGATAAACTAATTAACCTTTTCTCCAATTATGCTGGTGCCTAG
- the LOC133039001 gene encoding uncharacterized protein LOC133039001, with amino-acid sequence MLQFQVQNELFGVADDSIWLAKSDIQELCTMQYLGAQQIGVWCKYLKERLLDMGGLNRVYEFLNPGAIATDAGDESNRCQALVARMTRMTNSEKWLIAPYNNRKMFHWMLVVIQPSTQTVAYLDSGNDDIPNDLNFIISTSFTMYNRMVRRPDRPTQWMTPICPQQPDDKQCGYYVMKFIESFMVVEDPIQLLTRQDRFSTPYTNDEINIMRDRWIHYVKAEAKRQQLPC; translated from the exons ATGCTCCAATTCCAAGTCCAGAATGAGCTATTTGGGGTCGCAGATGACTCTATTTGGCTTGCTAAGAGTGACATTCAAGAATTGTGCACCATGCAATACTTGGGAGCCCAACAAATAGGAGTTTGGTGCAA GTACCTTAAAGAAAGACTGTTGGACATGGGTGGGTTGAATCGAGTCTATGAATTTTTGAATCCGGGTGCGATTGCCACCGATGCAGGGGATGAGAGTAATCGTTGCCAAGCACTAGTCGCTCGAATGACTAGGATGACTAATTCAGAGAAATGGCTTATTGCCCCATATAATAATAG GAAGATGTTTCACTGGATGCTTGTAGTCATCCAGCCAAGTACGCAAACGGTGGCGTACTTGGATTCAGGCAACGACGACATCCCGAATGATTTGAACTTtattatatccac ATCGTTCACAATGTATAACCGAATGGTACGACGACCTGATCGACCTACCCAGTGGATGACTCCTATTTGTCCTCAACAACCCGATGACAAACAGTGTGGATACTACGTCATGAAATTCATTGAAAGTTTCATGGTCGTAGAAGATCCAATACAATTGTTGACCCGACAAGATAGGTTCTCCACTCCGTACACTAATGATGAGATAAATATTATGCGTGATCGGTGGATTCATTATGTGAAAGCGGAAGCGAAGCGACAACAGTTACCGTGTTAG